Below is a genomic region from Criblamydia sequanensis CRIB-18.
TCCCTTCTTGGAAGCATTCTCAACCTTTCAGGGTTTGGAGAATATATGATGAAACAAATTGACACTGATAAGGCTAAAGAAAATTTTTGCCTAGAAGCACCCGGAATCGCCCTTCTTCATAATCCCGATGGGATTAAGGAGCTTAATTCTTTTCCTTCGGACCTCATTCTTTCAGGGCATACTCATGGCGGCCAAGTCAATTTGCCTTTCATAAAAAATAATTTTATTGTCATGGAAAACAGCAAGTATAGCAAAGGGTATTTAAAAGAAGGAAACAAGCAGATTTATATTACTAAAGGCGTTGGAGGGGTTTTACCCTTTAGATGGTTCTGTCTGCCCGAAATGACTCTTTTAACATTAAAGCAAGGTTAACATGAAAGCTTCAGCGATTTTACTCTCCGGTGGAAAAGGACTTAGAATGGGTCATGAAACCCCGAAGCAATACCTTAAAATTCAAGGGCAGCCAATAGCCTTGTACTCATTTCTAACTCTTGCCAAGCATCCCCTTATACAAGAGGTCGTTGTGGTCTTAGATGAGGAGTGGGAGCCTTTATTCCAAAACTTTTCAAATGAAAATAAGATTTCAATCCGCATCGCTTTCGCGTCTCCCGGCAAGAGAAGACAAGATTCTTTACACAGCGGTCTCAAAAAAGTTGATCAAACGACAGATTTAATCCTTGTTCATGATGCTGCAAGGCCTTTTATTGATGAAAAGGATGTCACGGCAGCAATAGAGGCTGCGAAAGCTCATGGAGCCGCTACCCTTTCAACTCCGGTTAAAGCCACGATCCGTATTGCAAATGAAAGTAAAGTCGCAGTCCACACCCCCGAAAGAGACCGCACCTTCGAAATTCAAACCCCTCAAGCTCTTCGCTTTGATATCCTGCTAAAAGGTTTTGAAAGGGCGATTAAAAATAATATTACCGTGACAGATGATGTCGCCTTAGCTGAACTTGCTGGCCATCCTATCCGCTTAATCGATGGCAAGGAAGAAAACTTTAAAATTACAACAAGAAAAGATCTAATTTTAGCTGAGGAATTAGCTAAGACCTTTTTTTGCAAATGAGAAACCGGCAAAACTATGACTAAGTATAAATTGATCTTATCCTATGATGGAACTAACTATAGCGGCTGGCAAGTTCAACCAAATGGTGTCTCCATCCAGGAGAAATTAGAGGAGGCTTTTTTAATTCTTTTAAAAGAAAAAGTAAACGTCATTGGGTCGGGAAGGACAGATGCCGGTGTCCACGCTTTAAATCAAGTGGCTCATTTTACTTTTGATGGCCCGCTTGACTGCCGGAAAATAACTTTTGCTTTAAATGGGCTGCTTCCGCTTGACATTCGCATCCAAGCTCTTTTAAAAGCAGATCCGGATTTCCATGCCCAACATTCAGCTAAAGGTAAATGTTATTATTATTATTTAAATCTAGACTCTGTCAAATCCCCTTTCTTTGGCCCTTTTAGTTGGCATATCTCGCGCAATTTAGACCTTTCTGCCATGAAAGCTGCCGCCAAAATATTAGTTGGCACCCATGATTTTACCTCCTTTTCTAACCAGCAGCATTTAGGGGCTTGTAAAAAAGACCCGATACGCACCTTATTTAGGCTTGATTTTGTGGATTGGGCCTATGGAATTAGGCTAGAATTTGAAGGAGATGGTTTTTTGTATAAAATGGTCCGAAATATTGTCGGCACCCTTCAAGAGGTCGGAACAGGTAAATTAAAAGTAGAGGACATTCCTTTAATTCTTGAAGCAAAGGATAGGCAAAGGGCCGGACATGCTGCGCCCCCTCAAGGCCTTTTCCTGGCCTATGTTATCTATTAAAATCCCCTTAATTCCTTTAGAACATAAAAATTTTTAAAAATCGGGATGCCTTCCTCGCGGATGCTATCAGTCTCTGGATAGGTGTATTCGGTTATCATGATGCTTTTAATTTTAGCGTCCCGAAGCGCTTTTAAACCTCTTGGTGTATCTTCAAACCCGATTGTATTTTTAGCCTCCTCCCCTAATAACTCAAGGGCTTTTAAATAACCGTCTGGAGAAGGCTTTGGCCTTTCATAGTCTTTTCTTGTAATCCAATTCGGGATAGTTTCTAAAATAGGCAGAGCTTTCTTTATTAAATCGACTTGTCCCCTATCGGAATGGGTGACCACAGCTCTTTTAAGACCCGCTTCTTGTAAATAGTTTAAAAACTCTTCTACTCCGGGTATAAGAGCTACCTCTCCCTTTTCGTATAAGTCTAAAAGAGCTTTTCTTTTCTCTTGATAAAGAGTCTCCCAGCTTATTTTTTTTAGCTCCGGAAACTCAGACGTTATGTCTTCCTCTAAGCCTTCAGCTTTATGATGGGCAGATTTTCGATACCTTTCAAAGCTCCAGTTGAGATCAATCCCCCGATTTTTTAGCATGGTCTCATAGGCTAAGAAATGCACTTTTTCGGTATCGACAAGAAGACCATCGAAATCAAGCAAGATAAGGTCGTATTTTTTTAGCCAATCCATTTTAGAACCTTTTTTTAAGAAAAAAGAGAATACGATCTCTTAATTATATTTGCAAAACTTACCCTTTATGAAAAAAAAACCGGCATTTTTACTCTTGATTTTCACTCTTTTAAGCTGCAATGACTCTAAGGACTTAAACTCTCTTAAGAGGCAGAACAGGACAGGCGCCCCCATTTATCGAAGCGCCCAAGAATATAGGTTTACTCCCGCTCCCCCAACCCATCGACCGCCTCCTAAATACCCTTGGCAAGAAGAAGAAAATAACCCTATTCAAAAATAGGCTTATCGCCTATAATTTGAATCAGTTTTTTTTTGCCGATATGGCGAAATGGCAGACGCGGTAGACTCAAAATCTACTCTTGGCAACAAGGTGCTGGTTCGAGTCCGGCTATCGGCAAATCTCACCGAATGGTTCGCATGAATCATTCGGTTTTTTTATCTCAAAATATCAACATTTATCCTATTCAAGTTCTATCTTAATTGATCAAAAATAGTATTTCTGACAAAATATAATCACTATGGATCATCAACTTCCAAAAATCACTCGTTAAGGTCACGCCCAACTGCGTTCAGAGGCAGTGACCATCTCCAAAAGAGCGCGAATTGCGAGAGTCTTTTACGCTTCTCGAAGCTTCAGCGTTTTTGCCGATAGTATATTTACTTAAACTCTATTTTTTGTTTTGCATTGTGTGGCATTCAGTCTAACCTCATGCCACCACCCGTGTAAACAAATTGATAAAATAAAGTTCTTTATCACAATCGTTTAGATGACGGAGACATATAACGATGTCAAAATTAAATTTTATCACTATCCTATTTATTGGATTTATCGATTATTTAGGAATTGCTCTTGTTTATCCTATATTTACAAGCATGTTGTTTGATCCAACTTACCCAATAATCTCACATGGTTCTTCTTCGGCCTACCGAGGAGCTATTTTGGGAATATTGCTCGGTTTAACTCCATTGACTCAGTTTTTTAGTGCCCCTCTTTTAGGAGCGCTTTCCGATCTTAAAGGACGGAAGAAAACGCTGATTTATGGAACCTTTGTCGGCTTCTTAGCATACTGTTTAGCGGTGTTGGGTGTATGCACGTACTCACTCTCTTTACTTTTTCTGTATCGGATACTATTCGGCATTGCTTCTGGTACCGTGCCTGTAGCGCAGGCGATGATTTCCGACACGAGCACGAAGGAAAACAAAGCGCGAAGATTCTCACTTTTCAGTGCAAGTTTAGGGCTTGGTTTTACCGTAGGCCCATTTCTTGGGGGAAAGCTCGCGGATCCTTCTCTAGCAAGTTGGTGTGGTTATGCTACGCCCTTTGTTGCCGCAAGCATGATGTGTTTACTAAGTCTTGTGATTATTATTTGGAGGTTTCCTGAAACCCGCAGGGAATGCGGCAAGGTTGTCTTTAATTTTATGGGCAGCATTAACAATGTTCGAAAAGTTTTTCTGTGGCCTGAGCTGCGATGGTTATTTTTAGCAACCTTTGCTTTTGCATTTGGCTGGTCTTTTTTTAATGAATTTATCCCGGTGCTGTTGCACAAACAATTTGGATTCAACCTTAGTGATATTGCAAACTATTATGCTTACGGAGGGGCCTGGTATGCATTTAGTTCGGGCATTATTTCAGCAGCAATTTTGAAATATTTCCCGCCAGAAAAGATCGGTATAAAGGCTTTGATAGGATGTGCGGTTTGCATGCTAATGTTTCTTGTCATTCAAGAGGGTCAATATATCTGGTTTATTTTGCCGCCGTTCATGTTTTTTCTATCATTTACGTATCCAACTACTGCAGCAATGGTATCGAATCGAGCAGGGCTTGAAAATCAAGGCGAAGTACTTGGGGTTTATCAGTCGGTGACAGGCGGTGCAATGGGCTTGAGTCCTTTTTTGATAGGTCCTTTGATTGGGATGTATCCATCATTGACTGCAATTGGAGGCGCGTTTGCGATGCTGCTAGCGGGCTTAGCCTTTTGGAAAGGGTCTCACCCTGCTACGACTAATTTAAATCTCGTCAAAAATAGGTAAAATTTCGTGGCTGTAAAAATAAGGAAAGCACACAAAACTCCTAAGAAATTAAGATTTTGGGTGGTTTAATGATTTGAAATGTCAGTAATTTTCTGCTTATAGACAACCAGTCGAACTCGAGAAAAGTTCTGAAACCGTCCTGAAAGGCGCAAATCTCACCGAATGGTTCGCGTGAATCATTCGGTTTTTTCTTATAAGAAGTCACCAATATTTATTGATGATTCATTTCTCCTTTATTAAGCTAACGATTAGCAATTGGGTTAACCATTCCTCATATTCATCAGAAGTCCATCCTTGCTCTATGACAAACATCCGGTATATATCACGACCAGTTAAAGCCCAGAGAATATCGCGCGCTTTGTCTGCACTCAATTCCTTTATAAGAGAGTTTTCCTTAACCATGGCTTTTATGGTGACTTCTTGACGATTATAACGGCGCATTTCTCTTTCTTTTTCAAGCTCCCTAAGCTCAGGCGCTAAAACAGCAACGCCTCGAAAAATACTCATTTTCAATCTTTCAGCATCATACATCTGACGGGCGATTTTAGCAGAAATACTGAGACGCTTCTTAGGCGATTTTTCAAGGATACTCTCCTCAACAAGAGCCTCGAATTGATTTTTAGGAAGGGCACTGTCCATTAAAGCTCGAAGCACACCGAGTTTAGACTGAAAGAGCGAATAAATGGTGGGTATTGATACGTTTGCTCCTTGAGCAATTTTTTCAATCGTCACATATTCAAATCCCAGTGAGTCAAAAAGGTTTTTTGCAGAGTTTAAAATACGGGCCTTTGTTTGCGCTGCTTGAGCCTCTCTCGCATTTGATTTATAGGATCTTCTTTTGACTCCGGACATATTGGATATAGCTCACTATATTTAATATTGATTTAATGGATATAGTTTACTATAATCAATATTGTTTGTCAAAAAATCTGAAAATGGAGTGCATCGATGAAGCCTGATACAAAGGCAATAGGAGTTGCTTACTATAGAGCTCTAGGGGATAAAAATATCGAAAAAGTGAGTAAATACTTACATCCCGATATTCAATTTACCGATCCGCAAGAAACAGTAATTGGTAAAGAATCGGTACTTAAAGCAGCACAAGGGTTCTCACGCATTTTTAAAACTCTCACAATCCGAGCACCGTTTGGTTCAGAAAATCAAGCTATGATTGTCTATGAAGTAGAGATTCCAGGTCTCTCTAAAAAATTGCAAGCCGCTTCTCTTTTGAGTTTTAAAGAAGGGTTGATCTCTAAGATTGAACTTTTCTACGACTCCAAGGGTCTAGGGAAATAAAATTAACTAGGCTAAAGCTACCATAGCTTGATTCATTAAACCCCATTCCAAATCTTAAAAGTTCTAAAGCTGTCCTGTGATCGGTAATTTTATCGGACAAACTCTCTTCAAAGAGGATTTGTCCGGTTGTTTCACTTTCACAACCATTCAAAAATTCTAACCTTCAAATGGAAAATCTTATCAGCTGATTTCTGATCGACGCAATATCATCGTGATAGCTGATGAAGCCCACCGAAGCCAATACGATTTTATCGATGGTTTTTGAAGACAGATGCGTGATGGATTACCGAATGCTTTCTTCATTGGCTTTACAGGTACACCGATCGAACTATCCAACAAAGATACCCTATGCGGTATTTGGTGACAATATTGACACCTACGACATTCAACAAGCTGTTGAAGATGCGAGAACAAAATGCTTTAAAAAAGGTTTCTATTTTTCTAGAGGTTTTATTTAACCTCATGTCTAGATGCAAAAATACTCAAGCTTCAAACTTAAATCTTAATCTTTTTTGTCGTTTAAAAAAAATTGCTCCATACGTAAGCTTGTGGCTTTTTTAACCTTCCGTAACTTATGGAGGTCATAATATTACTGGCTGCAATTTTCATTGTTTGCTGGATTTTTACTTACACGATTCAGGCTGCTTTATTTAGATTCCTAAGAGAACTAGGCCTTAGCCTAACTACTAGCACAAAACGCGCAGGAATTTGGTTAATTTTTTCTCTTCTTATAAGCTTAACATGCTTTGTATATCTACTACACCTGCTGCTTTCTCTTCGAATCGCATAATGATGCCAACTTTTCTGTCCTGCTAAACAGGATTATATTAACAATGAAAGTTAATCAAAACTAATATTCAAAAAATATTATACGTATACGTAAATTAACCCTATTAATACCTTCAAACATAAAAAATTCAAATTAGGGACAAGCAACATATCTTGCGGTTTAATTAAAATAAATTGTACAACCTAACTTTAACTCAAGAAAGGAACTTTACGATGAAGATCTTGATGGTGATGACGTCTCATGATCAATTAGGAAATACCGGAAAAAAGACCGGCCTTTGGCTCGAAGAATTTGCTGCGCCCTATTATGTTTTCAAAGATGCAGGCATTAACCCCACTTTAGCTTCCCCAAAAGGAGGAAAGCCTCCCATAGATCCAAAAAGTGATTTACCGGAAAACCAAACGCCTGCTGTAACGCGATTTAAAAACGATGAAGAAGCAAAAAAAGCATTCGCACATACGGCTAAGCTAGAAGATATGCGCTCAGAAGATTTTGACATGGTATTTTATCCAGGCGGTCATGGCCCCATGTGGGATCTTGCGGAAAGTCGAGATTCGATTGCCCTCCTTGAATCGTTCTATAACGCCGGAAAATTGATGGCTTTAGTATGCCATGCCCCGGGAGTGCTTCATAGAGTGACCTACAAAGGCGAACCTCTTGTAAAGGGTAAGCGCGTCACAGGTTTTACAAATAGCGAAGAAGAAGGAGTTCATCTTACAAAAGTGGTCCCCTTTCTCGTCGAAGACGAGCTAAAACGTTTAGGCGCAGACTTCCAAAAACAAAAAGATTGGCAAAGTTTTGTTGTAGTTGATGGCCATCTTATCACAGGTCAAAATCCCGCCTCTTCCACCGAAACTGCAAAAACTTTGATTGAACACTATCAGAAGCACAAAAAATAAGTAAACTATAAGCTCGTCTATAGAAAGACATTAACGGCGAATAGGACCCGGTTCAAGAATTGCTCTTCGTAAAGGCGGGACTAGTGAAACAATTTTTCTGAAAGAATTAGAGCTTTTCCGAGCAGTTTGGCAAAACACAAAATAAGTTCTTTGAAGATCAATCCGAGCTCTTCTTTTTGTTGGTTATCAAAAAAACATTTGATTGCCTTTTTATGGCTCTGACTTTAATAAGGTGGTATTTCTATCAACATGAGATAACGCGATGAAGACAATCTATCTAACCTTAAGTCTACTTCTATTTATTTTTCAGGTTAAGGCCTCGGATAATGAAATCGTCATTCGTGAAATTCCACCAAGCGGCATTACGATCAATTCCCCCGGAACCTATGTCTTTGGAAACGACATCACGTGGAGCCCGAGCGGAAATGGCCAAGCCATTTTAATTGAATCCTCCGATGTGACCCTTGACCTTAAGCACTATCAACTTACAAGTGAAACCACCTCTTTTAACACAACCGGCATCGTAGCTTTATTATCACAAAATCTGACCATAAAAAACGGTACGATTGCAAACATGGCTTATAGAGGCATTGACTGCACCGCCTGCACCAACATTATAATCGAACATATCACAGTAGATGGGCTGAATATTGAAAATACAGCTGTTTATACAGTTCCTGTCGGCATATTAGTCAGCGCTTCTAGTGTCGCCTACGTACATAAATGCCACGTAAAAAATATTAATGTAAAAACGGGATCTTGCGCAGCGATTCAAATGACAGGAACCTATAACTCTAGAATCTGGGATT
It encodes:
- a CDS encoding type 1 glutamine amidotransferase domain-containing protein; amino-acid sequence: MKILMVMTSHDQLGNTGKKTGLWLEEFAAPYYVFKDAGINPTLASPKGGKPPIDPKSDLPENQTPAVTRFKNDEEAKKAFAHTAKLEDMRSEDFDMVFYPGGHGPMWDLAESRDSIALLESFYNAGKLMALVCHAPGVLHRVTYKGEPLVKGKRVTGFTNSEEEGVHLTKVVPFLVEDELKRLGADFQKQKDWQSFVVVDGHLITGQNPASSTETAKTLIEHYQKHKK
- the ispD gene encoding 2-C-methyl-D-erythritol 4-phosphate cytidylyltransferase; amino-acid sequence: MKASAILLSGGKGLRMGHETPKQYLKIQGQPIALYSFLTLAKHPLIQEVVVVLDEEWEPLFQNFSNENKISIRIAFASPGKRRQDSLHSGLKKVDQTTDLILVHDAARPFIDEKDVTAAIEAAKAHGAATLSTPVKATIRIANESKVAVHTPERDRTFEIQTPQALRFDILLKGFERAIKNNITVTDDVALAELAGHPIRLIDGKEENFKITTRKDLILAEELAKTFFCK
- a CDS encoding MFS transporter produces the protein MSKLNFITILFIGFIDYLGIALVYPIFTSMLFDPTYPIISHGSSSAYRGAILGILLGLTPLTQFFSAPLLGALSDLKGRKKTLIYGTFVGFLAYCLAVLGVCTYSLSLLFLYRILFGIASGTVPVAQAMISDTSTKENKARRFSLFSASLGLGFTVGPFLGGKLADPSLASWCGYATPFVAASMMCLLSLVIIIWRFPETRRECGKVVFNFMGSINNVRKVFLWPELRWLFLATFAFAFGWSFFNEFIPVLLHKQFGFNLSDIANYYAYGGAWYAFSSGIISAAILKYFPPEKIGIKALIGCAVCMLMFLVIQEGQYIWFILPPFMFFLSFTYPTTAAMVSNRAGLENQGEVLGVYQSVTGGAMGLSPFLIGPLIGMYPSLTAIGGAFAMLLAGLAFWKGSHPATTNLNLVKNR
- a CDS encoding TetR/AcrR family transcriptional regulator, which produces MSGVKRRSYKSNAREAQAAQTKARILNSAKNLFDSLGFEYVTIEKIAQGANVSIPTIYSLFQSKLGVLRALMDSALPKNQFEALVEESILEKSPKKRLSISAKIARQMYDAERLKMSIFRGVAVLAPELRELEKEREMRRYNRQEVTIKAMVKENSLIKELSADKARDILWALTGRDIYRMFVIEQGWTSDEYEEWLTQLLIVSLIKEK
- the truA gene encoding tRNA pseudouridine(38-40) synthase TruA → MTKYKLILSYDGTNYSGWQVQPNGVSIQEKLEEAFLILLKEKVNVIGSGRTDAGVHALNQVAHFTFDGPLDCRKITFALNGLLPLDIRIQALLKADPDFHAQHSAKGKCYYYYLNLDSVKSPFFGPFSWHISRNLDLSAMKAAAKILVGTHDFTSFSNQQHLGACKKDPIRTLFRLDFVDWAYGIRLEFEGDGFLYKMVRNIVGTLQEVGTGKLKVEDIPLILEAKDRQRAGHAAPPQGLFLAYVIY
- a CDS encoding HAD family hydrolase, whose amino-acid sequence is MDWLKKYDLILLDFDGLLVDTEKVHFLAYETMLKNRGIDLNWSFERYRKSAHHKAEGLEEDITSEFPELKKISWETLYQEKRKALLDLYEKGEVALIPGVEEFLNYLQEAGLKRAVVTHSDRGQVDLIKKALPILETIPNWITRKDYERPKPSPDGYLKALELLGEEAKNTIGFEDTPRGLKALRDAKIKSIMITEYTYPETDSIREEGIPIFKNFYVLKELRGF
- a CDS encoding nuclear transport factor 2 family protein, whose product is MKPDTKAIGVAYYRALGDKNIEKVSKYLHPDIQFTDPQETVIGKESVLKAAQGFSRIFKTLTIRAPFGSENQAMIVYEVEIPGLSKKLQAASLLSFKEGLISKIELFYDSKGLGK